The sequence tgatatttctaattttaattacGTATCAAAAATAGCTAATGAAATATGCAGtgatttaaagaaaattcatTTGAAGATTGTTTTGTATTTGCCATgcaattataataaaattgatgaaaatattttgaattttctttattcacttgatttaaaattaaaagattatttaaatttgtttGGTAATAATTTAACCAAATTAGAAAATGCTAATTACAATTTAAGAGATGATAAagattttattatatcaaatagtgaaaaatatcaaaaattagatagaattttatttgaaaatattgatttagatgaaaatttgaaatataGTATAATGAAAGAAGCTTTAAATTTCCCTGAGGAATCTTTTGACTGTTTATCACTGTTAAATAAAACATTTCaacataattataatttttataaagagaaagaaaaagaattccatagaaatattttaaatttagttgaaaaacaaaatgaaattattaaaagttaTGAAGAGAAGGAAAATAAGAAGAAAGATGAGATAAATAATATacttaaagaaatatattgcattaatgaaaaaaatttagaaatagaaaatgaaatacaAAGGCATCAGaatttaaatatgaaatatttacaaaaagaAGAGAATAATGAGTTACAAAATTTGAAAAGGCTTTATACTGTTGATAGAATATTAGATAAggaatatgaaaattttttagaatttcGTAATGAATCAATAAACAACCAAGAAAAagcaataaaaaaagaaaaaacgtTTCAAAAAATCCAAGACAATAATACTTCAAATGATATACTTGATATCTgtgaaaaacaaaaagaagaatatgcaaataatttaaatgaagcATTAAAGTATGGAGAACAATATTTTCAACAAACTCATAATTTAAAGTAATTATtagaataaatttattattagtttaaatatatttaatattataacataatatttttaatttaatttgatttatttaCTGAAAGATAatgcaaaaaataaaaaaaaatagaataaaaaagaaaaaaaaatataacaaaataaaataaaataaaaaagaaaagaaaacatAAAGAATAGAATATCTTAATAAttcaatattatatatttagattttttttttttttgttgtttttcaattttttatttcagaAAAAAATGTGATGATGCTATACGTAAAAAAATTGAacttttcaaaattttaaaaaccacattaataaatttaaatgaaaagaCGAATTCATTAAAGGACAATTTTAAAGTTACAAAAGAATTGAAATTTATTTACCCTATAGATGACAATTACATTagttttaatgaaaaatatagaaattatTCAAGAAGTAATAgcttaaaagaatataatgaattattaGAAGAATTAACgaaaaatgattttaatgaaaaacaGATAAAGTGGATATACAAAATGAACTCTATATCTAAAaaactttaataaaaaaaaataaataaataaatcaaaatattATGTTTTTACTTAATAAGAAATCCATATTAgctatttataaaaaaatgagatgatttattaatactTTAAAACTACCAAAAAATATTggattatttttaaatatattcattttagagataaaaaaaaaaaagtaatacaTTTGaaagaatttatttttaaaaattattaaaattatcttaaaataattaaatatgaataagaaattaagaaaaaaatatcttaatAAAGAACaatctaaaataaaaagataaattaaaataaaatctaTCATAATCCtataattaagaaaaaatctAATAcgttaaatattttttgtatttttatataattttttagtgcatttttttttttttttctttaaagcATGTAGTgcattttaatatatcaactactatatttgaaataactcactttttaaaaagaaaaatatttataaaatgaattttgtttaaactaaaatattttataaaaattagaatGCAGAAATAAATATGCTAGGAAAATTTCattctattttaaaaatatttttttttgcatacaaaaaaaaaaaaaaaaacgtattaaatttttaattataagaaATACGTTTGTACTTTTTACAATGCatgtgtattttttttttttttatatttcattttatttgataaatGCGTGTGATTATAAAAGctcctttttatattttgtttgttttaattttttttttttttatgtattttctTACACATATTAAAATCGAAAAATgggggaaaaaaaattagattaattcatgaaaaaatttaaacaatGATCTAAataatcttttaaattttttatagtatgaaaataaatataaaaaaaaattttaaatgaaaattataaattttacaaaaaacgAAAATGCTtaattatgtaaataaagcattattatttttattttctttgttattatatttttttttttttttttgttttaatatttggaatcataaaacttttttaagatgatatattaaatataaataatttttagtctttttttttgtattaatgTTTctttatatgcatatataaatttttctattttttaaattttcaattataaatatatatgaaaataatataggaCGTAGTGTactttctattatttttttttttttttttgtatttaagtaattttattaattatataaaatatttttttatgtggaatatttttttttttaaatattaatatataaatgtttaaaataaaaaagaaaattacttaaaaaaatgaacaaaaattatgaatttgatttttatcaaaaagtAATGAAAAAGAGATTAAATGATTATGAAACTCATTCAGATGTTTCATGTAAAATTGGGTATAGTGACTCTGAATCTGAAGGAGTTGTTTCAATAAAAGAAGCACCTTATTATGCCTATAATcataacttaaaaaattttaaaaaagaaaaattagaaaaaccAATGTGGAAAAGTTTTCATGATATTGAAGAAACTGCAAAAAGTTCGCATTCAGAagatgaatatataaaaaatgatgaatcAGAAAAAGAGATTGGATCCCCTAGATTTGGTAATTCATCtgaagaagatgaaaaagaaaaaatagaggaaacagaagaaaaagaatataagCGTTTACATAAAAGTACTgagaatttatatatatttgatgaTATAAATGAAGATGTTAAAACTCTAGAAGAGAATGAATCATTAGAAAATTTTACACAGAATAATATTTCtagtaatattaattataactTCAGAGAAGAATTAACAAATAATatgtataataatttaagtgTGTTTAGAAGCATAAAAGATAATTATGATGATGCTACTAAACATTTTCTTAAACCAAAAACTTTTAAAGATATGAATGGTTTGTATTATGATATTAACGATGAAAAAGTTGATATtgatactttaaaaaaagaacacGAAAGACTAAAACaagtaaataaattaaataaattaggAAATATGAAACAAGATTATTTTgcaaataattctttttataataatgaagacgtagaaaatatgaatattcaaaataaaaataaatttaaaaatacaaaacataaaaaattaaaaggaaaagaaattaaaaattctgtttcattaattaataaaatatctgATGAATGTGATGAAATTAATCTGAATGAAAAGATTAATTTCATAAATAATAACATATATGAGCAAGGAATGATAGATTATAGACGAggcaaaataaaaaaaaagacaacattaaaaaaaataaaaaataatacagaTAAAAAGTACGATAATgcaaaagagaaaaaaagaataagtaatgaATCATACAGAAATggagaaaaaaatgaaaaaaaagatgaaggTGAAGATGAATGCAATACATACAAGGACAAAGAGGAATTATGTAAAGAAGAACTACATTTAAGTAAAGAGGAAGAGGAAAGGGTAGAGGAGGAAGAAGTTGAGGATGAAGAGGAAAAGGAAGTAGAGGAGGAAGAAGAAGAGGAAGAAGTTGAGGAAGAAGAGGAAGATGAAGGAGTAGAGGAGGAAGGAGAAGAGGAAAAGGAAGTAGAGGAGGAAGAAGAGGAAGATGAAGGAGTAGAGGAGGAAGGAGAAGAGGAAAAGGAAGAAGTagaggaagaagaagaagaagaggaagaagaagaagaagaagaagaagaggaagaagaggaagaagaagaagaagaagaagaagaagaagaagaaaggAAAGAGTTTGATGAAGATATGTATGCAAAGCAAGATGAATGTgaatatgaagaaaatgaaattaataacaaaagtgataataatattaatcaAAGAGTCGataattatatgtataataaaaataatgacaaagataaaaaagaaaatgaatttttaggAAAATTGAAAAATGAATCTagtaaaaaacaaaaattttcaaaaaggaacaataaagaaaatgatacaAATAACTTTTACATTAAtagtcaaaaaaaaaatagaaatatgagaaaagagaaaatatttaaaaaacaaatttcctctgaaaaaggaaataataataaaaataaaaaaaaggaagttataaattataaaaagaaatatttcaaaatcaATGAAAATTCTAACAATgactttaataataaaaaaaaagacgccaattataaaattagtgATGACAtacataataataacaaaaaaataaatgctTATGTAGAAAAAGATGATGACTCATTGAATGAATATATTGcgaaagaaataaattttgaGTGGTGGAAAACTGATGAAAAGATTAACGATTTTCAAAATGAAAACttgaaaaataatgataatgatataaatggAAAACTAAATATTATATGTGACGTTAAAAAAtctgaaaatgaaaatttagaaaaagaaaaaatattaaatcgTTATGAAATACCAAAAGATATTTCATATTACGCGGaaaaatatcaaaagaaTAAGGagggaaaagaaaaatataatgaaaatatgcACAAAGAAGTTcatgaagaaataaatataaacaaaacaGTTAATGAGTGTAAAAAAGCAAATGGTAATGTTGTTTTGCATAACGATATAAGTGAAAATTctaatttttgtaaaaattatgattctATTAGAAGTAAAAAcgattttaataatataaatttaaataataatatttttataaacagtaaaaaagatatatataataaagatataaataacaATAGTGATACGGAATTGAATGGAACAAGTGAAAATCTGAATATAGAtagttttaatattaaaaatagaacTAAACTATTATCTAACATACAAAATGAAATGCTAAAGGATAGTTGTAATATAGAAATGATTCAGAAATATCCATATAACGATTTAGGTGccttaaaaaattacaattcAGCTAATGAATTTTATTCACACAATATTAGAACAGAAATGTGTGGGAAGTATGAAAAcaatacaaaattaaatgattCGTACATTTCAATAGGTACAAATATTCCATTCAATGATAAACTGAAaattaatgatataaatcATTCAAATAATGAAAACGTATTATTTAACTCATTTGTGAACagtgataatataaataaaggaaatgaatttttttctaatcaCAAGAACTGTTTAGACAGAAAAAGTTGTATAGGTGAGGATAGTAGTATATCTAATatttatgataaaataaatctttataatgaaaagtttaatgaagaaattttaaataaaaatagagaaaattatattaagaaTAATCTTAATGAGaatgaaagaaaatatgatataaataaatattttgaaaagaaagaaaaagaaaaggaaaaaataatagaagacgaagaagaaaaaaataaaaaaataaatttttttttaaattatttaaaaagtattaatTTGAGCTCAATAAATGAGATTTTAGAATATTTTGTtgagaatgaaaaaaatattacaaaaagaaaagataTGATGGAAATAACTTCgttaaaaaaagagaatcaaaatcaaaaaataaaatttgaagAATGTGCAAATGATCTCTTGAAAAACGACCAAAATACTCAGACGGTggataaaaattttagaaatGAAGAAATACAAACTAAAAATGCaagaaaaatagaaaattttatacaAACAGATATAAAAGATATCAATACTGatctatatattaaaaaagatatgtTAAGCAAAAAAACAAGTATAGattctgttttttttaaaaatttaagtaaaGATATGGATTCTTTTAATAGTGAaggtaaagaaaaaaaagttgatAATTCtaaaaacaatttaaattttgaatCAAAGAATGATTTATGTTCtgatacaaaaaataatttaagtatAGACGAATATAATGAAGTGAAAAAAATACATGatttgaaagaaaaaattttagaaaaaattaaatcatGTCATGATAATTTTAGTGAGAGCAATGACGAAACAGCTATATTAATgctaaaagataaatatgaatatacaaataataatcatagttatttcaataaaataGATGATACAAATCTAAGTGcaaattctaaaaaaaagaagagaaCTATTAGTGTAACAACTGTTGAAACAGCTGAGTCTTTGAAATCATTTGAAAAGGAAATgcttttattaaaatcacATAATGAAAGATTAAGAAGAAgaattgaaaaattatataacgaaaaagaaaaaataaaaaatgattacataaaaattgaaaaattgaAAGAAAGTCAGGATAACTTATTTTTAGCTACAGAAAGACATATTGAAAAACTACATGaggaattaaataatatgtcaaaagaaaatgaaaatatgaaaaacgatttaaaaaaaaaaaatataaaaataatagctCTAGAGTCTCAAATAGATAAAAACGAATTTTCCTTATCAAGCAATAATACACATAAAAAAGATGAACTCACTTATattgatttaaataataaattagaaGAGTTTAAATGTCAAATTccagataaaaaaaaagtgaaagagcaaataaatttattgcAAACGCAATtgcatattttaaaagatgaaattaaaaaagcagaatctttaaaattagaaaatgaagagctaaagaaattattaaataaaaaaaattctgcTATTGATGAATATGAACacataataatgaaattagaGAAAAATGTGGACAATTTAAATGAACAAAATATTCATTTGTGCAAAGAAAATTCTAATTTAAACGAGAATAATGCGAAATTGAAAGAaggaaatattatattatctaATAATGGTGAAAATATGGATACTAATCAAATGAATGAAATGTTATTAACTGGAAATAAGAAGAATATACATTCAGATAAAATTAACCTTctaaaaagtaatataaagGAGAAAGAAAATCAAATAAGAGATTTAGAAAGAAGTGTTGATGAATTAAAGGAggaaaattttcatttaaatgaagaaattttaaatttaaaagaaaataatattaaattaaaaaaaataagtctTTTATCgaataaaagaaatgataTACGCAATAGTAATGAAAATGTAGGTATGATGCAAGAAGAAGctgaaaaagtatatttagacaaaataaatatattaaaaaataatttagaggaaaagaaaaagaaaataaatttgctaaatactttattaaaaacatCAAATAATCAGACAATCcaattaaatgataaaattaaaaatataataaaggaaaacaaaaaattacaaaaaaaatatgaaaaatgtcTTAATTATTTGgaaaaactaaaaataaaatatgatgAACAGATTTTAAGGAAAAATAAACAATCAGACATTTCATtggatgaattaaaaaatcataACCATAATAATGCTGATTACGAATCAACTAAatcaaatgaagaaaattctGAAAATTTATGTTTGAAAAATAACAAAGAGGAGataattttcttaaataaaagagaagaaaaagaattcaAAGATTTAAGTAGTGAATATGATTATGAAGAGAAAGATAGCCAAGATGATAAAGAAGAATACGATGAAGAACATGAGAAGGAATACGAGGAAGAAATAGATGATTATAGTGAAGGTAGCATAGAATATCAAGATAAAGAAACTtctgaagaagaagaaaaaattacaaatgttaaagaaaaaagtattaatGATACTATaacaaaagaaattaaaaaaaaaattataaaaaaatgttcaaGCAATATAAGCCATGCCGAAGAGGATACGTGTAATATGACTTATGATAAAAGCACGTGTAGTTTcgataatagaaataatatggggaaaaatatttataaaaaaagtaaaataaaaagaataattaaaacaaatGATAAACCAAATTTTAAAGAACAAagttttataaaagataCTGAAAATGGTTATAATAGCAATGCAAATAAAATTTccatgataaaaaaaaataaaagagggGCAtgcaaaatattaaaatatgatGGTTCACAATATGAAAAGAATAATTCtctaaaaaatgaaaagaaaaatatttatgagaATTTATtggataatgaaaatgaatatgttaacataaataatatttttgaaattgaGAATGTAACACAAGATATACAAAGTATGTTTTATAAGAAGAAATGTTCTAATGAGAAAATAGATAATATAGTCATAAATAATAACTTAAATGATGAAATTGTAAACAATTTTAGTAATAATTTAGCAAACGAAAAACGCAATACATTAAATCAAAGTGTACTTTATAGAAATAAGGGGGAACAATATTACCAaataaaaagtgaaaaattTACACATAACGATCAGAgtcatataaataataataaaaataatttgaataCCAATATTATTAATGATAGGATTtcaaatttagaaaatataaattatgcaTCAAATGAAAtgaatttaaagaatttggaaaaattatatatatcaaataaaataagagtATTCAATAATAAtgcaaataattatatagaaaagaaaaaacaaatagATGAATTTTGTAACGAGAGAAGTTTACATAATAATAACATTCATCAAAAAAATAGCAAAATGTCCTTTTTGAGTTATGATACAAATAATGTAACAGTAGGTGGAAATGAAAAcaatatttataatgaattatacaataaaaatattatgaataatataagcaacataaataaaatgaatactTTGAGCAATgtgaataatattaataacatgaataatatgaataatattgacaatattattaacatgaatgatattaataatatagataATATTGACAATATTAatagtataaataatattaatagtaTGAATAATATTGGCAATATTAATAGtatgaataatattaataatatgaataatattaatagtatgaataatattaatagcACGAATAACACAAATAATATGAGTAATATGAACACTTCAAATATTGtagataatttaataaagagTAATTCAAGCAATTTAagaaactcatttataaataatttagatgATAAAATAGTACAATCacaaattgaaaataataacgtaagtaaattttcattaaataataatgaagggaattttaaaaacattaatGCAAATAGTTTAAAAAGTAATGAATGCATAAATggcattaaaaaaatagaaagtgAAGATTCTAATAAAATTCACAAATTaagtaatgaaaataacATATCTATTTTTAACAGTGAATTCAAAAATAATACTTTTGAAAAATTGAACTCTAATTcatatgataataaaaatgaaacatATTACAAGAGAGAAGGAATGAAAGAAATTCATATTCTCGAAAATAGTAATATAATTGAAAGTAGCactaataatatatatggaaTTGAAAAACGTgacaatttaaataaagaagagAATAAAAAAGGAGAAGCTTGGATtattgatttaaaaaataatgaaatatttccatatataaaattgaaaaatacaTTATTAGAAGAAGagaaatcaaaaaaaagtaataaaaaaaaaggcattcatgataaaaataataagaagaaaaacatatttgataaaaatagttgccataaaaaaagtaaaaattataagtcatttttacaaaaaaaatatataagaacCCCATATATTAGgaataatgataaattaaatttattagtaAATAGTATTTCTAAATTGGTTAAAAGCAAAATAGAAGAAGAATTACATAACAAGAAATTATCAAAAGATATATCAAATTTAGACAtaactaaaataaaaaaaggaaatagttctaaaaataacatacataaatgttataataataaaagacaAGAAACAAAGATGATTTTAAGTGATTCAATATCATTATCTTCTGGGACTTTTAATAATACACTTGAAACAATAGAAGATGATAACAGTGACAACAATTctcaaaaatttttaaaaaatataaaagaaaatatatatggaCATAATGCTGATGATAATAATgtagataaaaatgaaataagttatgcaaatataaaaaataaggatTATGCTTATGCTAATAGGAGTAATGTGAGTAATTTTATTcctaatgaaaaaaataattttcttttttgtgaAAAAAGCAAATCTATTGTAAATAACGGAAACTATTTAAGTGATGATATATTGTTAAACACTTTTCTATTAAATCAAAATTACGTAAATGAAATTGAAGATGTTAATCAAAATATTatagttaataataaattttcttcaCAAAATGCACTAAATAAGTTAGGGGGTTCACTTATTaatcaaaatttaaataataatttagagAATGGGCAATTAACTAATAACGTGAATTACTATAATTTTGGTCATTCTAATAAtagttataataaattaaatttattaaatgaaaatataaatataaataataataataataataatcataACATAGTAAATGATTTAGACATTAATATAAGTAATagcataaataataatattattggtaatataataaataatgatttaaaaattgaCCTAGagaataataaagataaaaatataatgaataattttaataatgatgTAATgaataatgatttaaatgaTGATTCTGCAAGAAATATTCGTGCTGTTAATCCATTAATGTTCTCTAATAATATAagtaataacaataatagtAATACCATTTCTGagattaataaattaaataattcttatTTGTTTGATATTAATGCTTTGAAACAAAAAGAATATTCTCCAAGTTATAATAAtgcatttttaaattataacttGTTAGACagagaaaatataaatataacaaataatgaaaatattataaataatgatttaaataagaataatattagtaataatatatttaatgaaatacAACAAGATGCTAAAgtgtatgaaaaaaataatataaataaaaaatcaagcaatcatatttttaaagaaaatagaataaaCAACAAAGAgagtatattaaaaaatagtatGAAAAAGTCTAATTCAAtgaacattaaaaaaaatgaaacaaaCAAAAGTTTGACTAATGGATGTACTGAATTAAGACCAAAAATGAGTAcacaaatatttaattattcgggaaataaaaaaaatggattAAGAGATATGTCAACTTATGCAGATAAAGTTTTAGAAGATATGAAATCTCTTATTCCTTTCAATGCTaacaatttaattaataaaacaaataaaagtaataaaaaaggatgtgagataaaaaaaatattaaataataataataataatttaaggCTACACAATGAAAGTGaatcaaatatattaaacaaaaatattggAAAATCAGatgattttaataaaaacactattttaaataatagtaCTACTGATAATTTGGTCACAAATTATAACAGAATCAAAGGAAAATCTGAAAAAAGTATGGAAgatttaaagaataaaaaaaaaaagaaaattgatcatgcaaaagaaaattttcttaataatTCAGTTAACGGCACAAAAAAGGTAGATAATTCAAATTgcaataagaaaaaaaaatgcgaAGAAGCTACATCGAAtatcattaataaaaataaaaaaaatattttaaatggaAACACTTCAAGTGATACATATATCAATCAAaatttaaactttttaaatgaaaataacaataattttaCTATGTTAGATAtagatttaaataaaaatggagATATCAATTTTGATGATTCAAGTAACCTTCACTATAATTCACTTAAATATCAAAATAACTTAAAAGAAACTAAGTTAAATAACTGTCTAAGTAATGCAAGTAATATATTTAACAGCTCAAATATAATTCAGGGTACTGTACAAGATCCTTTGTGTTTTAATAGAAGAGAAAAAAGCAATATATTTCAATCGCAAGCACGTAAGTCTTTGACTAGCTTTAGAGaatctttaaaaaaacaagGAATTttgtgataaaaataaaagtatgattattatataaaatatattttaactattttataattttatatttgcattataaattttcattattttttgtattttatacTATTCCCATAAAGtaattttgttaaaatatccatttatatatgtatatatatatagcttATATCTTCTGAatgaaaaatacaaaattttttttttgaattattagacataaattttaaaaataaacttaaatttttttttttttgtagttttacaaaatttgtttattttaatacttttttttgtgaattttctttttgcaaatatttatatataatattcaatttaaatatatttgtgtttatatatagaaatttttacatattaatacaatttttttttttttttgtaatttttaatatgaagaaaaaaattaataagcaataataataagaTTAAAACTGTAAATAGTTACGTAGtttaatttcaaaatattattccatttatttattttacttttttttttttatttcgcAAAGAATAGTTCATGTATAATATTTGcacaaaaataatataaaaaattatagcactaaaaaaaaaaataaaaaaatttgcattttataaaaattaaaattaaaaagaataatggaataaacattttttttaataaataggaaattaaatttttatgaatataattttattgatacagaaaacaaatttataaattctaatagaaaaataaatgtttttgttttaaaaaatttttttttttcaagtaTAGAATATTAAGtatgaaaacaaaaatagaattaaaatttttgggTGGCTTAGAAAGTTATTTAGCAAACAAGTCAAAAAACCATGTATCATTTGAAATAGAATCTGAAGAatttaattttgaaaatttaataGCATATGTgagaaataatataatagtaGAAAGAAAGGATGTTTTTTCTGATTATGTAACTACAAATAATGATACAAAAATGTGCAAAGTGTTAGTTGACAATACTGAATattctaattttaatttaaatgataaagcAAAAATAAAACCGGGGATTATTGTTTTAGTTAATGAATATGATTGGGAGATTTTAGATACCTATTCTTACAAAATTCagaataatgataaaatatgCTTTTTATCAACATTGCATGGTGGttagaaaaggaaaatatagcaatgaataaaaagaaataatgaaacatttaaatgcatatatagtacttaaaaataatttaattcttattttttacaaagttaatatattattctgaagtaaatttattatatgtatatttttaaaaatatttagaatttttcatattgcttatataat comes from Plasmodium relictum strain SGS1 genome assembly, chromosome: 9 and encodes:
- a CDS encoding ubiquitin related modifier, putative: MKTKIELKFLGGLESYLANKSKNHVSFEIESEEFNFENLIAYVRNNIIVERKDVFSDYVTTNNDTKMCKVLVDNTEYSNFNLNDKAKIKPGIIVLVNEYDWEILDTYSYKIQNNDKICFLSTLHGG